From the Burkholderia ubonensis subsp. mesacidophila genome, the window CGTGATGCCCGAAGCGCTGCTCGACGAAGTGACCTCGCTCGTCGAATGGCCGGTCGTCTATCCGTGCCGCTTCGAGGACGAATTCCTGCAGGTGCCGCAGGAATGCCTGATCCTGACGATGCAGACCAACCAGAAGTATTTCGCGCTGACCGACGTCGCCGGCAAGCTGCGCTCGCGCTTCCTGATCGTGTCGAACATCGAGACGAAGACGCCGGGCGAGATCATCGAAGGCAACGAGCGCGTCGTGCGCCCGCGCCTCGCCGACGCGAAGTTCTTCTTCGAGCAGGACAAGAAGAAGACGCTCGCCGACCGCGTGCCGCTGCTCGCAAACGTCGTCTATCACAACAAGCTCGGCACGACGCTCGCGCGCGTCGAGCGCCTCGAGGCGCTGGCCGGCGAAATCGCGCCGGCGATCGGCGCCGACGCCGCGCATGCGAAGCGCGCCGCACGTCTCGCGAAGGCCGACCTGCTGACCGACATGGTCGGCGAGTTCCCCGAGCTGCAGGGCACGATGGGCACGTACTACGCCCGCCACGACGGCGAGCCGGACGACGTCGCGCTCGCGTGCACCGAGCACTACCAGCCGCGCTTCTCCGGCGACGCGCTGCCGACGACGCCCGTGTCGACCGCGGTCGCGCTCGCCGACAAGCTCGAGACGATCGTCGGCATCTGGGGCATCGGCCTCGCGCCGACCGGCGAGAAGGATCCGTTCGCGCTGCGCCGCCACGCGCTCGGCGTGCTGCGCGTGCTGCTCGAGAAGCAGCTGCCGCTCAATCTCGTGTCGCTGCTGCGCCTCGCGCATGCGCGCTTCGCGGCCGTGCCGGACGTCGCCGAATCGACCGACGCGATTTTCGCGTTCTTCATGGACCGCCTGCGCGGCCTGCTGCGCGAGCGCGGCTACACGGCGGGCGAAGTCGACGCGGTGCTGAGCCTGAACCCGACGCGCCTCGACGACATCGTCGCGCGCCTCGACGCGGTGCGCGAATTCACGCGCCTCGCGGAAGCCGAGGCGCTGGCCGCCGCGAACAAGCGGATCTCGAACATCCTGAAGAAGTCGGAAAGCGGCGCGAACGGCGCGGTGCAGCCGGCCCTGTTCGTCGAGGCGGCCGAGAAGGCGCTGCACGAGCAGCTCACGGCCGTGACGCCGCGCGTGCAGTCGCAGCTCGAGGCCCGTGCGTACACGGGCGCGCTGTCGGCGCTCGCCGCGCTGCGCGCGCCGGTCGACGCGTTCTTCGACGGCGTGATGGTCAACGCCGACGATCCCGCGCTGCGCGCGAACCGCCTCGCGCTGCTGTCCGCGCTGCACCAGCAGATGAACTGCGTCGCGGACATCTCGAAGCTCGCCGCTTAAGGGCCGCACGATGCCGACCAGTCCCACCAGGAAGCTCGTCGTCCTCGACCGGGACGGCGTGATCAACGCCGATTCGGATGCGTTCGTCAAGACGCCCGACGAGTGGATCCCGCTGCCCGGCAGCCTCGAGGCGATCGCACGGCTCAACCACGCGGGGTATCGCGTGGTCGTCGCGACCAACCAGTCCGGCATCGGCCGCGGCCTGTTCGACATGGCGACGCTCAACGCGATGCATCTGAAGATGCATCGCGCGGCGGCGGCGGTCGGCGCGCGCATCGACGCGGTGTTCTTCTGCCCGCACACGGCGGAAGACCACTGCGACTGCCGCAAGCCGAAGCCCGGCATGATGCAGATGATCGCCGACCGTTTCGAGATCGATCCGGACCATACGCCGGTCGTCGGCGATTCGCTGCGCGACCTGCAGGCCGGCGTCGCGCTCGGCTTCCAGCCGCATCTCGTGCTGACCGGCAAGGGCAAGAAGACGCTTGCCGCCGGCAACCTGCCGCCCGGCACGAAGGTCCACGACGATCTGCGCGCGTTCGCGCTCGACTTCCTTTCACACGAACACGAGTGATGCGGCCGCCGCGCGCATCCTCCCTTACACCAGACACACGCCGATGCGCTTTGTCCGCTCCCTGCTGCTGCTGATCTACTTCGTCCTGTACACGGTGCCGTACGCGACCGCGTGCTTCATCGCGTTCCCGTTCCTGCGCCCCGACGCGCGCTACTGGATGGCGGCCGGCTGGTGCAAGTCCACGCTGTGGGTCGTGCGCTGGCTGAACGGCATCCGCTACCGGATCGAAGGGATCGAGAACCTGCCCGACGGCCCGGCCGTGCTGCTGTCGAAGCACCAGTCCGCATGGGAAACGCTCGCGTTCCCGGCGCTGATGCCGAAGCCGCTCTGCTACGTGTTCAAGCGCGAGCTGCTGTACGTGCCGTTCTTCGGCTGGGCGCTCGGCATGCTGCACATGGTCCACATCAACCGCAAGGAAGGCAAGAACGCGTTCGGCTCGGTGATCAGCCAGGGCAAGAAGCGGCTCGCGGAAGGCGCGTGGGTGATCATGTTCCCCGAAGGCACGCGCACGCCGGTCGGCAAGCAGGGCAAGTACAAGACGGGCGGCGCGCGCTTCGCGATCGAGACCGGCGCGCCGGTCGTGCCGATCGCGCACAACGCGGGCAATGTGTGGCCGCGCAATTCGTTCACGAAATTCCCGGGCGTCGTCACGGTGTCGATCGGCAAGCCGATCGAATCGGCCGGCCTCACGCCCGACGCATTGAACTCTCAGGTCGAAGCCTGGATCGAAGCGGAAATGCGCCGCATCGATCCGGACGCGTACAGCGCGCCCGGCAACGCCGAAAGGCGCAATGCCGCGCGCGTCTGATTCACCCGGGCCGGATCCGTTGTTGCGTACTACAAGACGAAGCGAATTGATGAAGAAGCGTCCGCGGCCACGACCCGCCGTCGTGGCTCTCGATCATCGCCAGCTGGATCTGCCGCTCTTCGACGGGCCGGCCGCCGCGCCGTCGGCGCCGTCCGCGCCCTCAGCGCCGCAGACGCCACCCGAAGCAACGCCCGTCGCGGTACCCGCTCCCGATCCCGCGCCCGACCGTTCGCGCGTGCGCACGTTCGCGCTCGACAGCCGGGTGCTCGAATACCGGCTGAAGCGCTCCGCGCGCCGCACGATCGGCTTCACGATCGACGGCAGCGGGCTGACGATCACCGCGCCGCGCTGGGTCACGCTCTCGGACATCGAGGCGGCGATCACGGAGAAACAGCGCTGGATCTTCGCGAAGCTCGCGGAATGGAAGACGCGCACCGAACAGCGCGCGCTGCCGCAGATCGACTGGCGCGACGGCGCGCAGCTCCCGTATCTGGGCAAATCGGTGACGGTCGCGCTCGCGTCCGATGCCGGCGCGGTCGCGTTCGACGGCGATGCGCAGCGGCTCGCGCTGCCGCTGCCCGCGCACGCCGACGCGCAGCAGATCAAGGACCGCGTGCAGGGCTGGCTGCAGGGCGAGGCGAAGCGGATCTTCGGCGAACGGCTCGCGTTCTACGCGGAACAGCTCGGCGTCACGTATTCGATGTATGCGCTGTCGTCGGCCGCGACGCGCTGGGGCAGTTGCTCGAGCGACGGCAAGATCCGCCTGAACTGGCGGCTGATCCACTTTCCGATGTCGATCATCGACTATGTCGTCGCGCACGAGCTGTCGCATCTGCGCGAGATGAACCACAGCCCGCGCTTCTGGCAGACCGTCGAATCGATCTTCCCGGAATTCCGCGAAGCGCGGCACACGCTCAAGCATCATCCGCCCGAGCTGCTGCCGTCGCTGTAAACATCAACGGGCGGTGCGGGATTCCCCGCGCCGCCCGTTTTTCCGCTTTGCATCGCGACGCGCATGGCGCGCACCGCGGCTCGCTCATCCGGCGCTCAGTGCGCCTTCTTCTGGATGAACTCGATCTTGTAGCCGTCCGGATCCTCGACGAACGCGATCACGGTCGTGCCGTGCTTCATCGGGCCCGCTTCGCGCGTGACCTTGCCGCCTTGCGCCTTGATCTGCTCGCAGGCCTTGTACGCATCGTCGACTTCCAGCGCCAGATGGCCGAAACCCGTGCCGAGGTCGTAGGACGGCGTATCCCAGTTGTGGGTCAGTTCGAGCACCGTGCTCCTGCTTTCGTCGTCGTAGCCGACAAAAGCGAGCGTGAACTTGCCTTCCGGATAATCCTCGCGGCGCAGCAGCTTCATGCCGAGCAATTCGGTGTAGAACTTGATCGAGCGGTCGAGATCGCCGACTCGCAGCATCGTGTGCAGTAAACGCATTTCTTGTACTCCGTGGGGACTTGCCTGAACGGCAGACTCTACCAGAGTCGGGGGGATCTCGCCGGAGGCGCGCCCGGCCCGGCGGCGCCTTGCAGCAGCGCACGCCACACCGATCAGGTAACATCGTCGCAGCTCGCCCCACGCACCGCCCGCCGCCCGCGCGCTCACCCGCCCACCTCAGCCAACCGCTAGACCGCCGTGCACAACCACCGATTCGCGCGCACCGCACGCGCCCATTGCCCGCCCTGCCGTACCGGCGAAGCCCGCCGATGAGCACGCTTGCCGCCGCTCCGGCGCGCCGCGCGCCCGACGCGCGCGCGGTCGGGCTGATGCTGCTGCTGTGCGCGATCTGGGGCTTTCAGCAAGTTGCGATCAAGAGCACGAACGCCGCGATCCCGCCGATGTTCCAGGCCGGACTGCGCTCGCTGATCGCCGCGCTGCTGCTGTGGGGCTGGGCGCGCGCACGCGGCACGCCGCTGTTCCGCGCGGACCGCACGTTCGTCCCCGGGCTCGCGGCCGGCGCACTGTTCGCCGGTGAATTCATCTGCGTGTTCTTCGGCCTGACGCTGACGAGCGCTTCGCACATGGCGATCTTCCTGTACACCGCGCCATGCTTCACCGCGCTCGGCCTGCACCTGTTCACGCCGGGCGAGCGCCTGCAGCGCACCCAGTGGCTCGGCGTCGGCCTGGCGTTCGCCGGCATTGCGCTCGCGTTCGCCGACGGCTTCCTGAAGCCGCTCGCGCCCGGCGCATCGGTGCTCGCCGGGCTCGCCGGCGACGCGCTCGGGATTCTCGGCGGCGCGATGTGGGCGGCGACGACGGTCGTCGTGCGCTCGACGTCGCTCTCGCACGCGAGCGCCAGCAAGACGCTGTTCTACCAGCTCGCGGTGTCGGCCGCGATGCTGCTCGCGCTGGCCGCGCTGCTCGGCCAGGCGTCGTTCGTGCACGTGACGCCCGTCGCGATCGCGAGCCTCGCGTACCAGTCGGTGATCGTCGCGTTCGTCAGCTATCTGTCGTGGTTCTGGCTGCTGACCCGCTACATCGCATCGCGGCTGTCGGTGTTCACGTTCCTGTCGCCGCTGTTCGGCGTTGCGTTCGGCGTCCTGTTGCTCGGCGAATCGGTCGGCTGGCGCTTCCTGTCCGCCGCGGCGCTGGTGCTGATCGGCATCGGGCTCGTCAACGCGCCCGCGCGCAAATGAAAAAGGCTGCCCTCGGGGCAGCCTTGAAGATCGGCGCGCGATCCGGCGTCGACGCTGCGTGCGTCACCCGGCCTTGCGCGCCGCGGCGAGCGCCTGCGCGACGCCGACATACTCGGCCACGCTCACGTCTTCCGCGCGGCGCGCGAGATCGAAGCCGAGCGCGTCGAAATCGACCGTCTCGCGATAGTCGCCGAGCGTATTGCGCAGCATCTTGCGGCGCTGCGAGAACGCCGCCGTCACGACCTCGCCGAGCAGCACCGGATCGACGTCCGGCAGCTCGTGCGGCTCGTACGGGATCATCCGCACGATCGCCGAATCGACCTTCGGCGGCGGCTGGAACGACTCCGGCGGCACGTCCATCATCTTGTCCATCACGTAGCGGTACTGCAGCATCACCGACAGGCGCGAAAACGCCTTCGTGCCCGGCTCGGCGACCATCCGCTCGACGACTTCGTTCTGCAGCATGAAATGCTGGTCGACGACCACGTCGGCGAACGTCATCAGGTGGAACAGCAGCGGGCTGGAAATGTTGTACGGCAAGTTGCCGACGATGCGCAGCGACGGCTTGTCGCCCGCCGCCGCGAGCGAGCGGAAGTCGAACGCGAGCGCGTCGCCCGCGTGCAGTTCGAGCAGCGGGCCGAAGCGTTGCTGCAGCCGGGCGATCAGGTCGCGGTCGAGCTCGACCGCATGCAGCGGCGCCTCGGGCGTCGCGAGGCGTGCGATCAGCGGCTCGGTCAACGCGCCGAGGCCCGGGCCGATCTCGACCATCCGCTGGCCGCGCGCCGGACCGATCGTCGTGACGATCGAGTCGATCACGCCGTGATCGACGAGGAAGTTCTGCCCGAAGCGCTTGCGCGCGAAATGGCCCTGGTGCTGTCTGCTGTTCGACATCGACTATAAAAAACGAAAAACGCGAGAAAGGGAGTCAGGCTGCGTCAGGCCGGGCTGCGCGGCGGTGACGCGCCATCGTGACGGCGGTATCGAGCGCGGCGATCATGCTGCCCGGATCGGCGCGACCGGTGCCGGCGAGGTCGAGCGCGGTGCCGTGATCGACCGACGTGCGGACGATCGGCAGGCCGAGCGTGACGTTGATCCCCTCGCCGAACGTCGCGTACTTGAGCACCGGCAGGCCCTGGTCGTGAAACATCGCGAGCACGCAGTCCGCATCGGCAAGGTAGCGCGGCTGGAACAGCGTGTCGGCCGGATACGGGCCGCGCGCGTCGATGCCCTGCGCCTTCGCGCGCGCGAGCGCGGGTTCGATCACGTCGATCTCCTCGCGGCCGAGATAGCCGTTCTCGCCCGCGTGCGGGTTGAGCCCCGTGACGAGGATGCGCGGCGCGGCGAGACCGAAATCGCGCCGCAGGTCGTGGTCGACGATCGTCAGCGTCTCGACCAGCCCGTCGATCGTCAGCGCAGCGGACACGTCCTTCAGCGGCAGGTGCGTCGTCGCGAGCGCGACGCGCAGCGGCTTGTCGCCCGTGCCCGCCAGCATCATCACGACGCGCGGCGTGCCGGTGCGCTCCGCCAGGTATTCGGTGTGGCCGGTGAACGGGACGCCGGCATCGTTGATCGTGCTCTTCTGCAGCGGCGCGGTGACGATCGCGTCGTATTCGCGCGCGAGCGCACCGTCGATCGCCGCGTCGAGCAGCGCGAGCACGTAGCGGCCGTTGGCCGCGTTCAGCTCGCCCGCGCGCGCGGGCGCGGCGAGCGGGCGGTGCGCGACGGCAACCTGCCCCGCCGCGACGAGCGCTGCCCAGTCCACGCCGACCGCCGCGGCGCGCGCGGCGACCAGCGCCGCATCGCCGAGCACCGTGAAGCGCGCGTCGGGCCAGCGCTCGCCGGCGTCGCGCAGCGCCTGCGCGGTCAGCTCCGGACCGACGCCCGCAGGCTCGCCGGTCGTGATCGCGATATGCAGCGCGGGCGACGTCATCGTCGGCTCGCTCAGCGCGCCGCGCCGAAGTCGCCGAGCTTGAACTGCACGTACGACGAATCGCGCAGCTCGCGCAGCCAGTCGGCATACGCCTGCTCGGCCTTGCGCTGGCCGATCGCCTGGCGCGCGATGTCCATCTGCTGCTGCACCGAACCTTCCGATTCGCGGCGTTCGAGCACCTGGATCAGGTGGTAGCCGTACTCGGTGCGCACCGGGATGCTGACCTGGCCGTCCTGCAGGTTGTTCATCGCGCGCTCGAACTCGGGCACCGTCTCGCCCGGGCTGATCCAGCCCAGGTCGCCGCCCTGCGACGCCGAGCCGTCCTGCGAATAGGTGCGCGCGAACTTCGCGAAATCGCCGCCGGCCTCGACCTGCTTGCGGATGTCGATCAGTTGCTGGCGCGCCTGGCCTTCGGACTTGCCTTCGCCGACGCGCAGCAGGATATGGCGCACGTGCGTCTGCACGATCTTCGGCGCGGCGGCCGACGCGCCCTGGCTCTGGCGGCGGTCGACGAGACGCACGATCTCGAAGCCGTCCGGCACGCGGATCAGCGTCGGATTGACCTGGCCCGGGCGCAGCTGCGACGCGGCCGCGACGACGTCGGCCGGCAGTGCGCCGGGCGACTTGAAGCCGAGGTCGCCGCCCTTCTTCGCGTCGTTCGCTTCCGAATTGTTCTTCGCGAGGCGCTCGAAATCCGCGCCCGACTGCGCCTGCTTCAGCAGCGCGTCGGCCTTCTTCTGCGCGGCCTCGATGTCGGCCTGCGGCGCGCTGGTCGGCGCCTTCACGAAGATGTGCTGGAAGCGCAGGTCCTGCTGCTGCGACGCGCTCGGCCCGCGCTGGCTCGCGATGTAGCTCGCGACCTCGGCGTCCGACACGGTGATCTTGCTGTCGACCTCGCGCTCGCGCAGCTTCGACAGCATCAGCTCGGTACGCGCGTCGCCCGTGAAGACGTTCCACGGCACGCCTTGCGCCTCGATCCGCGCACGATACTGGTCGAGCGTCATGCCGTTCGCCTGCGCGAGCCGCTGCAGCGTCGACTGCACGGCCGCGTCGTCGATCCGGATCCCGTCGTCCTTGGCCTTCTGCACCTGGATGCGTTCGAGCACCATCTGGTTCAGCACCTGCGCGCGCATCTGGTCGAGCGGCGGCACCGGCGCATTCTGCTGCTGCAGGCGGCGCGAGATCAGGCCGACGCGCTGGTCGAGCTCACGGCCCGTGATCACGTCGTTATTGACGACCGCGACGACTTCGTCGGTGAGCTGTGCGCCATGCGAGCCGAGCGCTTGCGCCGCAGCCGGCGCGGCGACGAGCAGCGCGGCGGACGCGGCGAGGCTGGAGACGACTGCCGCGAAGCGAAGGGTTTTCTTCATTGCCACTGATACTCCATTGAAATCGTGCTGGTCCGGCGCCGGCGCCTTCGGCCGCTTGCGGGCGCCCCGGCGTTAGTCGTAGTTGCTGAAGCGGGACAACGGCGGCGGCGCGGGCGGCAGCGGCGTATAGCCCTGCACCCCGGCGCGGAATGCGCTCACGAGGCCGTTGTCGATGGTCGACAGCCCCTTGAGCGTCAGCTGCGCCATGATCCGCGACGACGTATTCCGCTGCAACGACGAATCCACGCCGTTCGTGTACCGCTGGATACCGACCCCGAGCGCCCAGCAATCCGCGTCGTATTGTAAGCCGACCACGCTGTCGATCATCCGCTTGCCGGCGAAGTCGTAGTTGAAGCGGCCGACCGCGTACAGGCGGCGGGTCAGCGGCCACTGCCCGGACACCAGGAACTGGTTGATCGGCCGGCCGTCCAGCGTCGCGGTCGCCCGCGTGTAGCGGTAGCCGACGTTGATCACCTTGCGCGCCTCGGGGCTGTACGCGAAACCGATGCTCGACTTCGTGAGCTGGTTGTTGTTCTGGTTGTACTGGAACGCCGTTTCCGACGCGAAGCCGGCGCCCAGCTTGATCGCGGCGCCCGCGATCAGGTCCGAGTGCCGCGCCTGCGCGGCCGCCTGAGTCGGGGTGAGCGTCACGCGCTGGTCGGCGAAATAGTACTGCTGCGCGACCACGAAGCGCGCGCGCTCGTCGCCGGTGCGCGGATCGATGAAGCGCGACGTCAGCCCGGCCGTCAGGCGGTTCGCGTCGGCGACCCGGTCATTGCCGACGAACGTGTTCGGCTGGTAGATCTCGGCGAGGCCGAAGTCCGATTCCGCGGTGTCGAACAGCGGCGCATTCGACTGGTTGCGGTACGGCGTGTACACGTAGTACAGGCGCGGCTCGAGCGTCTGGATGAAATCCTGGCCGAACAGGCGCACCGAGCGGTCGAAGATCAGGCCCGTGTCGAAGCTCACGGTCGGGATCGATTCGGTGAAGCGCTTCGGATTGTTCGGCGTGCCCGACGACAGGTAGTTCAGGTCGTACGACGCGAAGTGGTACTGGACCTTCGGCACCGCGAAATAGCCGGGGCCGTAGACGCCGTACGCGATGTACGGATTGAAGACGATCCGGTCGCCCTGCGTCGCGTCGGCCGTCGTGATGCGAAAGCGCGAATAGTCGGCTTCCGCGCCGAAGTCGAAGCCGCCGACGTTGTACTTCGCGTACTTCACGTTCAGCTGCGGCTCGCGGCTGTACGGCGCGATCGACGGCGGCAGCGTCTGCCAGTGCTGGTAGCGCGCGAGCACCGACCACGGGCCGTTGTTGTACGTGAGGCCGGCCTCCTGCTGGTACAGCGTCTGCGTGCCGTTGACGAACTGGTTCGACACCGACCCGAGGTTCTCGGGATACTGGTTGTCCGAGACCTTGTTGTAGTTGATGTAGCCGGCGAAGCCGCTGCCGAAGTTCTGCTGGTGCTGCCAGTAGATCGCGTAGCGGTTGCGGTGCGCGAGCCGGTCGTCCGGCAGGAACTCGCCGGTGAACGTGCCCGCGTAGTTCGTCGACAGGTAGCGGAACGTCGCCTGCGTCTGCACCCCGCGCTTCGCGAGGATGCGCGGCGTGAGCGTCAGGTCGCGGTTCGGCGCGATGTTGAAGTAG encodes:
- a CDS encoding LPS-assembly protein LptD translates to MPPKPLFPIVSPGDGAPRKRRLALALLAVPGLVPAVSHAQLTGAAAQPQPLDSPWDLRLAPQLQDHPLKEGAKPATFVIADHTSGTAEQDLAAKGTAELRRGNAVVKADALHYDQDTDMADAYGQVKVVNGGTSFAGPEAHLKIESNQGFMTAPKYHFNATGGSGSAERVDMVDAERSVFVDGTYTACQCAAHPAWYIKGSRFDFDTGADEGTARNSVLFFQGVPIFASPWMTFPLSGDRRSGLLPPTFTSSSDNGFELSLPYYFNIAPNRDLTLTPRILAKRGVQTQATFRYLSTNYAGTFTGEFLPDDRLAHRNRYAIYWQHQQNFGSGFAGYINYNKVSDNQYPENLGSVSNQFVNGTQTLYQQEAGLTYNNGPWSVLARYQHWQTLPPSIAPYSREPQLNVKYAKYNVGGFDFGAEADYSRFRITTADATQGDRIVFNPYIAYGVYGPGYFAVPKVQYHFASYDLNYLSSGTPNNPKRFTESIPTVSFDTGLIFDRSVRLFGQDFIQTLEPRLYYVYTPYRNQSNAPLFDTAESDFGLAEIYQPNTFVGNDRVADANRLTAGLTSRFIDPRTGDERARFVVAQQYYFADQRVTLTPTQAAAQARHSDLIAGAAIKLGAGFASETAFQYNQNNNQLTKSSIGFAYSPEARKVINVGYRYTRATATLDGRPINQFLVSGQWPLTRRLYAVGRFNYDFAGKRMIDSVVGLQYDADCWALGVGIQRYTNGVDSSLQRNTSSRIMAQLTLKGLSTIDNGLVSAFRAGVQGYTPLPPAPPPLSRFSNYD
- the rsmA gene encoding 16S rRNA (adenine(1518)-N(6)/adenine(1519)-N(6))-dimethyltransferase RsmA; this encodes MSNSRQHQGHFARKRFGQNFLVDHGVIDSIVTTIGPARGQRMVEIGPGLGALTEPLIARLATPEAPLHAVELDRDLIARLQQRFGPLLELHAGDALAFDFRSLAAAGDKPSLRIVGNLPYNISSPLLFHLMTFADVVVDQHFMLQNEVVERMVAEPGTKAFSRLSVMLQYRYVMDKMMDVPPESFQPPPKVDSAIVRMIPYEPHELPDVDPVLLGEVVTAAFSQRRKMLRNTLGDYRETVDFDALGFDLARRAEDVSVAEYVGVAQALAAARKAG
- the pdxA gene encoding 4-hydroxythreonine-4-phosphate dehydrogenase PdxA, with the translated sequence MTSPALHIAITTGEPAGVGPELTAQALRDAGERWPDARFTVLGDAALVAARAAAVGVDWAALVAAGQVAVAHRPLAAPARAGELNAANGRYVLALLDAAIDGALAREYDAIVTAPLQKSTINDAGVPFTGHTEYLAERTGTPRVVMMLAGTGDKPLRVALATTHLPLKDVSAALTIDGLVETLTIVDHDLRRDFGLAAPRILVTGLNPHAGENGYLGREEIDVIEPALARAKAQGIDARGPYPADTLFQPRYLADADCVLAMFHDQGLPVLKYATFGEGINVTLGLPIVRTSVDHGTALDLAGTGRADPGSMIAALDTAVTMARHRRAARPDAA
- a CDS encoding lysophospholipid acyltransferase family protein, which gives rise to MRFVRSLLLLIYFVLYTVPYATACFIAFPFLRPDARYWMAAGWCKSTLWVVRWLNGIRYRIEGIENLPDGPAVLLSKHQSAWETLAFPALMPKPLCYVFKRELLYVPFFGWALGMLHMVHINRKEGKNAFGSVISQGKKRLAEGAWVIMFPEGTRTPVGKQGKYKTGGARFAIETGAPVVPIAHNAGNVWPRNSFTKFPGVVTVSIGKPIESAGLTPDALNSQVEAWIEAEMRRIDPDAYSAPGNAERRNAARV
- a CDS encoding peptidylprolyl isomerase; translated protein: MKKTLRFAAVVSSLAASAALLVAAPAAAQALGSHGAQLTDEVVAVVNNDVITGRELDQRVGLISRRLQQQNAPVPPLDQMRAQVLNQMVLERIQVQKAKDDGIRIDDAAVQSTLQRLAQANGMTLDQYRARIEAQGVPWNVFTGDARTELMLSKLREREVDSKITVSDAEVASYIASQRGPSASQQQDLRFQHIFVKAPTSAPQADIEAAQKKADALLKQAQSGADFERLAKNNSEANDAKKGGDLGFKSPGALPADVVAAASQLRPGQVNPTLIRVPDGFEIVRLVDRRQSQGASAAAPKIVQTHVRHILLRVGEGKSEGQARQQLIDIRKQVEAGGDFAKFARTYSQDGSASQGGDLGWISPGETVPEFERAMNNLQDGQVSIPVRTEYGYHLIQVLERRESEGSVQQQMDIARQAIGQRKAEQAYADWLRELRDSSYVQFKLGDFGAAR
- the gmhB gene encoding D-glycero-beta-D-manno-heptose 1,7-bisphosphate 7-phosphatase — its product is MPTSPTRKLVVLDRDGVINADSDAFVKTPDEWIPLPGSLEAIARLNHAGYRVVVATNQSGIGRGLFDMATLNAMHLKMHRAAAAVGARIDAVFFCPHTAEDHCDCRKPKPGMMQMIADRFEIDPDHTPVVGDSLRDLQAGVALGFQPHLVLTGKGKKTLAAGNLPPGTKVHDDLRAFALDFLSHEHE
- a CDS encoding DMT family transporter; translation: MSTLAAAPARRAPDARAVGLMLLLCAIWGFQQVAIKSTNAAIPPMFQAGLRSLIAALLLWGWARARGTPLFRADRTFVPGLAAGALFAGEFICVFFGLTLTSASHMAIFLYTAPCFTALGLHLFTPGERLQRTQWLGVGLAFAGIALAFADGFLKPLAPGASVLAGLAGDALGILGGAMWAATTVVVRSTSLSHASASKTLFYQLAVSAAMLLALAALLGQASFVHVTPVAIASLAYQSVIVAFVSYLSWFWLLTRYIASRLSVFTFLSPLFGVAFGVLLLGESVGWRFLSAAALVLIGIGLVNAPARK
- the gloA gene encoding lactoylglutathione lyase, with the translated sequence MRLLHTMLRVGDLDRSIKFYTELLGMKLLRREDYPEGKFTLAFVGYDDESRSTVLELTHNWDTPSYDLGTGFGHLALEVDDAYKACEQIKAQGGKVTREAGPMKHGTTVIAFVEDPDGYKIEFIQKKAH
- the glyS gene encoding glycine--tRNA ligase subunit beta codes for the protein MTHNHPAPLLVELLTEELPPKALARLGDAFAEGLAQRLAARDLIEGELVFERYATPRRLAVVVQNVRAVAPEKQVREKVLPVSVALDAEGKPTAPLAKKLAALGHPNLSIADLERAQDGKAEAFFVNYAAAGATLADGLQAALDETLAKLPIPKVMTYQRPDGTDVQFVRPVHRLTALHDDRIVPVTAFGIDAGDTTLGHRFLSDGLVAISHARAYADTLRDKGRVIAHFGDRKETIRTQLNEHANGDTVVMPEALLDEVTSLVEWPVVYPCRFEDEFLQVPQECLILTMQTNQKYFALTDVAGKLRSRFLIVSNIETKTPGEIIEGNERVVRPRLADAKFFFEQDKKKTLADRVPLLANVVYHNKLGTTLARVERLEALAGEIAPAIGADAAHAKRAARLAKADLLTDMVGEFPELQGTMGTYYARHDGEPDDVALACTEHYQPRFSGDALPTTPVSTAVALADKLETIVGIWGIGLAPTGEKDPFALRRHALGVLRVLLEKQLPLNLVSLLRLAHARFAAVPDVAESTDAIFAFFMDRLRGLLRERGYTAGEVDAVLSLNPTRLDDIVARLDAVREFTRLAEAEALAAANKRISNILKKSESGANGAVQPALFVEAAEKALHEQLTAVTPRVQSQLEARAYTGALSALAALRAPVDAFFDGVMVNADDPALRANRLALLSALHQQMNCVADISKLAA
- a CDS encoding M48 family metallopeptidase produces the protein MKKRPRPRPAVVALDHRQLDLPLFDGPAAAPSAPSAPSAPQTPPEATPVAVPAPDPAPDRSRVRTFALDSRVLEYRLKRSARRTIGFTIDGSGLTITAPRWVTLSDIEAAITEKQRWIFAKLAEWKTRTEQRALPQIDWRDGAQLPYLGKSVTVALASDAGAVAFDGDAQRLALPLPAHADAQQIKDRVQGWLQGEAKRIFGERLAFYAEQLGVTYSMYALSSAATRWGSCSSDGKIRLNWRLIHFPMSIIDYVVAHELSHLREMNHSPRFWQTVESIFPEFREARHTLKHHPPELLPSL